The DNA region GGGCTACATGCTGATCGGCTGGCAGGCCGGCCTGGCCTTCAACCGCGAGGCGCTGCGCACCGTCGGACGGCTGCTGCCCGCGGCCGTCGGGCTGATCGTCGCGCTGACGGTCGCCACCGCCGGGCTCGGGGTGTTGCTGGCCCACGTCACCGGCCTGACCCCGCTGGAGGGTTACCTGGCGACCAGCCCCGGCGGCGTGTACGCGGTGCTGGCCACCGCAGTGGAGACCGGGTCCAACGTCACGTTCATCATCGCCGCGCAGGTGGTGCGGATCCTGCTGATGCTGTTCGCCGCGCCGCTGCTGGCCCGCGGCGTGGTGTGGGCGAGCCGCAAACTCGGCCGCGATCAGACCCGGGCGATCACCGAGGACAGCAGGGAGCCCATCCGGGTTGCCGACTGACGGCCCGCCTCGAGCACCTCGTCGTGGCTGAGCGGCTGGCCTGTCATCCCGGCCGCCAGGTTCGTCACCAGCGACACTCCCAGTACCTGTGCGCCCGCGGCGCGTGCGGCGATCGTCTCGTGCACCGTCGACATGCCGACCAGGTCGGCGCCCAGGGTGCGCAGCATCCGGATCTCGGCCGGCGTCTCGTAGTGCGGCCCCGGCAGGCCCGCGTAGACGCCGTCGGCCAGCGTCGGGTCGATCTCGCGTGCGAGGGCCCGCAGCCGCGGCGAGTATGCGTCGACGAGGTCCACGAACTCGGCTCCGACCAGCGGCGATCGGGCGGTCAAGTTGAGGTGGTCGCTGATCAGCACGGGCTGGCCCACCGCGAAGTCCGGCCGCAGACCTCCCGCGGCGTTCGTCAGCACCACGGTGTGCGCGCCGGCTGCGCAGGCGGTCCGCACCGGATGCACGACGTGGCGCAGGTCGTGTCCCTCGTAGGCGTGGATCCGGCCGACGAGCACCAGCACCCGATGCGGTCCGACCCGCAGCGACAGCACCTGGCCGCCGTGTCCCTGGGCGCTGGGCGGGGTGAAGCCGGGCAGCTCGGCCATCGGGACGACGGCCGTCGCGTCGCCGAGCGCAGACACCGCCGGAGCCCAGCCGGACCCGAGCACCACCGCGATGTCGTGCGCGTCGACGCCGGTGCGCTCGGCCAGCGCGGCGGCGGCCAGCCGGGCCTGCTCCAACGGTTGCTCCACGCCCGGCAGCTTAAGGCCGATCAGCCGTTCCGACGAGCAGTGAGATACTGCCTTAATGCTCACGGCCGCGTCCTCCTGCGTCGAAGACGTGGTGACCGCACGCCGCGGCGACCTCGTGGAGCTGTCCCACGCGATCCACGCCGAACCTGAACTCGCGTTTGCCGAGCACCGCAGCTGCGCCAAGACCCAGGCGCTCGTCGCCGAACGGGGCTTTCACATCACGACCGGGCCGGCGGGGCTGGACACCGCGTTTCGTGCCGAGTTCGGCAGCGGCCCGCTGGTCATCGGCATCTGTGCCGAGTACGACGCCCTGCCCGACATCGGCCACGCATGCGGGCACAACATCATCGCCGCGGCCGCGGTCGGCACCGCGTTGGCGCTCGCCGACGTCGCCGACGACCTCGGGCTGACGGTGGTGCTGCTCGGCACTCCCGCCGAGGAGGCAGGCGGGGGCAAGGTGCTGATGCTCGAGGCCGGCGTGTTCGACGACATCGCCGCGACGGTGATGCTGCACCCCGGACCGATCGACATCGCCGCGGCTCGCTCGCTGGCGCTGTCGGAGGCGACGATCCGATACACCGGCCGGGAGTCGCATGCCGCGGTCGCGCCATATCTGGGGATCAACGCCGCCGACGCGGTGACGGTCGCGCAGGTGGCTGTCGGCCTGTTGCGTCAGCAGTTGGCGCCGGGGCAGATGGTGCACGGCATCGTCTCCGACGGCGGCCAGGCGGCCAACGTGATCCCGGCGCACACCGAGCTCCGCTACACGATGCGGGCCGACAACTCGGAGTCGTTGCGCGAGTTGGAGTCTCGGATCGCCGGCTGTTTCGCCGCGGGTGCGGTGGCCACGGGTTGCGAGCACGCCGTCACCGAGACCGCACCGGCGTATGCCGAGTTGCTTCCCGATCCGTGGCTGTCGAAGACCCTGCGGGCCGAGATGGTGCGCCTGGGCCGCACGCCCGTCGCTCAGGACGTCGAGGCGTCGCTGCCGCTGGGCAGCACGGACATGGGCAACGTCACCCAGGTGATGCCGGGAATCCACCCGATCGTCGGCATCGACGCCGGCGGGGCCTCCATCCATCAACCGGCGTTCGCGGCGGCGGCCGTGTCGGCGAGTGCGGACACCGCGGTCGTCGAGGGCTCGATCATGCTGGCCCGCACGGTTGTTGCGCTCGCCGCTGACCCGGTGCAACGTGACCGGGTGCTCGAACATCAGCGGAGGCGCGCGTCATGAGCATGTTGCCCCACGCCGCCGCGCGCTGGCTGTCGGCCAACTACGACCAGTTGGTCGGCTGGCGGCGCCACATCCACGCCCATCCCGAACTCGGCCGCCAGGAGTTCGCCACCACCCAGTTCGCCGCGTCGCTGCTTGCCGACGCCGGGCTGAACCCCAAGGTGCTGCCCGGCGGCACCGGCCTGACGTGTGACTTCGGGCCCGAGGACGGGCCGCGGGTGGCGCTGCGCGCCGACATGGACGCGCTGCCGATGGCCGAGCGGACGGGTGCTCCGTACGCGTCGCTGGTCCCGGGAGTCGCCCATGCCTGCGGCCACGACGCGCACACCGCGGTGCTGCTGGGCGCGGGTCTGGCGCTGGCGTCGGCGCCCGAACTGCCGGTGGGCGTCCGGCTGATCTTCCAGGCCGCCGAGGAGTTGATGCCCGGTGGTGCGATCGACGCGATCGCCGCCGGTGCGCTGACCGGGGTGTCGCGGATCTACGCGCTGCACTGCGATCCGCGGTTGGCGGTCGGCAGGGTCGCGGTGCGTCCGGGGCCGATCACCTCAGCCGCCGACCAGATCGAGGTGACGCTGCACTCACCGGGCGGGCACACCTCGCGTCCGCACCTGACCAGCGACCTGATCTACGGCATGGGCACGCTGATCACCGGCCTGCCGGGCGTGCTGTCGCGGCGCATCGATCCGCGTCACAGCACGGTGATGGTGTGGGGCGCGGTCAACGCCGGCGTGGCCGCCAACGCGATCCCGCAGACCGGCACGCTGGCGGGAACCATCCGCACGGCCAGTCGCGAGACCTGGGTGGCCATGGAAGACATTGTGCGGGAGACGGTTTCGGGCCTGCTGGCGCCGCTGGGCATCGAGCATTCGGTGCTGTACCGCCGCGGGGTGCCGCCGGTGGTGAACGAGGAGGTGTCCACCCGCATCCTCACCCACGCGATCGAGGCGATCGGCCCCGACGTGCTGGCCGACACCCATCAGTCCGGCGGCGGGGAGGACTTCTCCTGGTATCTCGAAGAGGTCCCGGGCGCGATGGCGCGGCTGGGGGTGTGGAGCGGTCAGGGCCCGCAGCTGGACCTGCACCAGCCGACGTTCGACCTCGACGAGCGGGCGCTCGGTGTCGGGGTGCGACTGCTGGTCAACCTCATCGAGCACGCGATCCCGTGACGACCGGCTGTGGCCCAGGTCACACTGCTGTGCGGTCGGGACGCAGCCCACTCGGTAGCCGCACGGCTTGCCAAGTTCTCCGTCAATCGTTAGCCTAGCTTTGCATATCGGAGAATTCCCGTCGAACGCGGAAGTGCCATAACGACTTTCGGCTGAACCTGGAGGAGTCGTACGGTGCAAGGGCAGAAGCCGCACTTCTACGGCATCGCCCGGTTCCTGCGTCTCGCGTCGATTCCGATCATCCTGATCTGGGTCGCCATCGCCGCCTTCCTCAATGTCTCGGTCCCGCAGCTCGAAGACGTCGGCAAGCTGCGGTCGGTGTCGATGAGCCCCGAGGACGCGCCTGCGGTCATCTCGATGCAGCGCATCGGTCAGGTCTTCGAGGAGTACGAGTCCAACAGCTCGGTGATGATCGTGCTCGAGGGCGAGGACACTCTCGGCGACGACACCCGCGCCTACTACGCCGACCTGATCGCTGCGCTCGAGGCCGACACCACCCACGTCGAACACGTGCAGGACCTCTGGAGCGACCCGCTGACCGCCTCGGGCGCGCAGAGCTCCGACGGCAAGGCCACTTACTTCCAGGTGTATCTCGCCGGCGATCAGGGTGAGGCGCTGGCCAATCAGTCGGTGGCCGCCGTCCAGGAGCTGGTGGAGAGCAGCCAGCCACCGGACGGTGTGAGCGCCTACGTCACCGGGGCCTCGGCGCTGGCCGCCGAACAGGAGAACGCCGGCCACGAGAGCATGCGGTTGGTCGAGGCGCTGACGTTCCTCGTCATCACCATCATGTTGGTGCTGTTCTTCCGGTCCATCGTCACGACGCTGCTGATCCTCGTGATGGTCGGGCTCAGCCTGATGACCGTGCGCGGCGCGGTGGCATTCCTGGGCTTCCACGACATCATCGGCCTGTCCACCTTCGCGACCAGCCTGCTGGTCACGCTGGCCATCGCGATCGCCGTCGACTACGCGATCTTCCTCATCGGCCGCTACCAGGAAGCCCGAGGCAAGGGCGAGACGCCGGAATCGGCGTACTACACGATGTTCGGCGGCACGGCGCACGTGATCGTCGGCTCCGGTCTGACCATCGCCGGTGCGACGTACTGCCTGAGCTTCACCCGGCTGCCGTACTTCCAGACCCTCGGGGTGCCGCTGGCGCTGGGCATGCTGGTGCTGATCATGGTGGCGATGACGTTCGGGCCGGCGGTGGTGACCGTCGCGAGCCGGTTCGGTCTGCTGGAACCCAAGCGCGCCATGCGCGTGCGCGGCTGGCGCAAGATCGGCGCGGCCACGGTGCGCTGGCCGGGTGCGGTCCTGGTCGCCAGCGTCGCCGCGGCCCTCGTCGGATTGCTGGCCCTGCCCGGTTACCAGACCAGCTACAACGACCGGAACTACCTGCCCGACGACATCGAGTCCAACGTCGGGTACGCCGCCGCTGAGCGGCACTTCTCACCGGCCAGGCTCAACCCCGAGATGTTGATGGTCGAAACGGACCACGATCTGCGCAACTCGGCCGACTTCATCGTCATCGAGAAGATCGCCAAGGCGATCTTCGGCGTGGAGGGCATCGGGCGGGTGCAGACGATCACCCGCCCGGACGGCACGCCGATCGAGAGCACCTCGATCCCGTACATCATGAGCCGGCAGGGCGGTACCCAGCAGCTCAACGAGAAGTACATGCTCGACCGCATGGACGACATGCTCGTCCAGGCCGATTCGCTGCAGGACACCATCAACACGATGACGAAGATGCAGTCGCTCATGGGTGAGTTGTCCGAGGTGACCACGAGCATGGTCGCCAAGACGAAGACCATGGCAGCCGACGTCGCCCAACTGCGCGACCACATCGCCGACTTCGACGACTTCCTGCGGCCCATCCGGAACTACTTCTACTGGGAACCGCACTGCTACAACATCCCGGTGTGCTGGTCGGTGCGGTCGATCTTCGACGTGATCGACGGCACGAACCTGTTGACCGACAACGTGCAGGAGTTGGTGCCCACCCTGGAGCGGCTGTCCCTGCTGATGCCCGAGTTGATCGCG from Mycobacterium sp. DL includes:
- a CDS encoding purine-nucleoside phosphorylase; this translates as MEQPLEQARLAAAALAERTGVDAHDIAVVLGSGWAPAVSALGDATAVVPMAELPGFTPPSAQGHGGQVLSLRVGPHRVLVLVGRIHAYEGHDLRHVVHPVRTACAAGAHTVVLTNAAGGLRPDFAVGQPVLISDHLNLTARSPLVGAEFVDLVDAYSPRLRALAREIDPTLADGVYAGLPGPHYETPAEIRMLRTLGADLVGMSTVHETIAARAAGAQVLGVSLVTNLAAGMTGQPLSHDEVLEAGRQSATRMGSLLSSVIARV
- a CDS encoding amidohydrolase, with product MLTAASSCVEDVVTARRGDLVELSHAIHAEPELAFAEHRSCAKTQALVAERGFHITTGPAGLDTAFRAEFGSGPLVIGICAEYDALPDIGHACGHNIIAAAAVGTALALADVADDLGLTVVLLGTPAEEAGGGKVLMLEAGVFDDIAATVMLHPGPIDIAAARSLALSEATIRYTGRESHAAVAPYLGINAADAVTVAQVAVGLLRQQLAPGQMVHGIVSDGGQAANVIPAHTELRYTMRADNSESLRELESRIAGCFAAGAVATGCEHAVTETAPAYAELLPDPWLSKTLRAEMVRLGRTPVAQDVEASLPLGSTDMGNVTQVMPGIHPIVGIDAGGASIHQPAFAAAAVSASADTAVVEGSIMLARTVVALAADPVQRDRVLEHQRRRAS
- a CDS encoding amidohydrolase — its product is MLPHAAARWLSANYDQLVGWRRHIHAHPELGRQEFATTQFAASLLADAGLNPKVLPGGTGLTCDFGPEDGPRVALRADMDALPMAERTGAPYASLVPGVAHACGHDAHTAVLLGAGLALASAPELPVGVRLIFQAAEELMPGGAIDAIAAGALTGVSRIYALHCDPRLAVGRVAVRPGPITSAADQIEVTLHSPGGHTSRPHLTSDLIYGMGTLITGLPGVLSRRIDPRHSTVMVWGAVNAGVAANAIPQTGTLAGTIRTASRETWVAMEDIVRETVSGLLAPLGIEHSVLYRRGVPPVVNEEVSTRILTHAIEAIGPDVLADTHQSGGGEDFSWYLEEVPGAMARLGVWSGQGPQLDLHQPTFDLDERALGVGVRLLVNLIEHAIP
- a CDS encoding MMPL family transporter, producing MQGQKPHFYGIARFLRLASIPIILIWVAIAAFLNVSVPQLEDVGKLRSVSMSPEDAPAVISMQRIGQVFEEYESNSSVMIVLEGEDTLGDDTRAYYADLIAALEADTTHVEHVQDLWSDPLTASGAQSSDGKATYFQVYLAGDQGEALANQSVAAVQELVESSQPPDGVSAYVTGASALAAEQENAGHESMRLVEALTFLVITIMLVLFFRSIVTTLLILVMVGLSLMTVRGAVAFLGFHDIIGLSTFATSLLVTLAIAIAVDYAIFLIGRYQEARGKGETPESAYYTMFGGTAHVIVGSGLTIAGATYCLSFTRLPYFQTLGVPLALGMLVLIMVAMTFGPAVVTVASRFGLLEPKRAMRVRGWRKIGAATVRWPGAVLVASVAAALVGLLALPGYQTSYNDRNYLPDDIESNVGYAAAERHFSPARLNPEMLMVETDHDLRNSADFIVIEKIAKAIFGVEGIGRVQTITRPDGTPIESTSIPYIMSRQGGTQQLNEKYMLDRMDDMLVQADSLQDTINTMTKMQSLMGELSEVTTSMVAKTKTMAADVAQLRDHIADFDDFLRPIRNYFYWEPHCYNIPVCWSVRSIFDVIDGTNLLTDNVQELVPTLERLSLLMPELIALMPSQIESMESQRDMMLTMYQTQNGQLEQGAAMQEDSTAMGDAFNEARNDDTFYLPPEAFDNADFQRGMEQFISPNGKAVRFIIAHEGDPLSPAGVEKIDAIKSAAKEAIKGTPLEGARIYLGGTAATFKDMADGTQYDLLIAGIAAIGLIFIIMLILTRAIVAAAVIVGTVVLSLGASFGLSVLVWQHLIGIELHWMVLPMAVIILLAVGADYNLLVVSRLKEEVHAGLHTGLIRTMGGSGSVVTAAGMVFALTMMTMAISDLTIIGQVGTTIGMGLIFDTLVIRSFMTPSIAALMGRWFWWPQRIRVRPVPVPWPSASSSSRERAGLHTDTP